The following coding sequences are from one Polynucleobacter sp. JS-JIR-II-50 window:
- the ccmD gene encoding heme exporter protein CcmD, producing the protein MWNSPSEFFAMGGYALYVWSSFGVCALVLILEPLMVRARFRAIVRRLKQEQLAEQFDKEISK; encoded by the coding sequence ATGTGGAATAGCCCTTCTGAGTTTTTTGCCATGGGCGGCTACGCACTGTATGTGTGGAGTAGTTTTGGTGTTTGTGCGCTGGTATTGATATTGGAACCCCTCATGGTGCGTGCTCGCTTTAGAGCAATCGTACGTCGGTTGAAGCAAGAGCAATTAGCTGAGCAGTTTGATAAAGAGATTAGTAAGTGA
- the ccmC gene encoding heme ABC transporter permease CcmC, whose product MNPINTFSNHRVVNWFKLSSPSTFYPVAGKLIPFFWILAFLFGAAGLWVSFFVAPVDAVQGQGYRIIFIHVPASWMSMFIYLVMAAWAGLGLVFNTRLSAMMAQALAPIGAWMAFLSLWTGAFWGKPMWGAWWVWDARLTSELILLFLYLGFIALRASIDDPRRADKASAILALVGVVNVPIIYFSVKWWNTLHQGASVSLTKAPAMAQTMLWGMLLMALCLWMYTIAVTLMRVRAIILEREAHADWVRQSIEVKI is encoded by the coding sequence ATGAATCCGATAAATACTTTTTCTAATCACCGCGTAGTTAACTGGTTTAAGTTATCTAGCCCCAGCACTTTTTATCCGGTGGCGGGTAAGCTCATTCCATTTTTCTGGATCTTGGCTTTTTTATTTGGCGCTGCTGGTTTGTGGGTTAGCTTCTTTGTTGCGCCCGTCGATGCCGTGCAAGGGCAGGGCTATCGCATCATCTTTATTCATGTGCCCGCATCCTGGATGTCGATGTTTATTTATTTAGTCATGGCTGCATGGGCAGGGTTAGGACTGGTCTTTAATACCCGTTTGTCTGCCATGATGGCACAGGCTCTTGCCCCTATAGGTGCTTGGATGGCATTTCTATCTTTGTGGACCGGCGCATTCTGGGGTAAGCCCATGTGGGGTGCTTGGTGGGTCTGGGACGCTCGCCTTACTTCAGAGTTAATTCTTCTCTTTCTGTATTTGGGCTTTATTGCCTTGCGAGCATCTATTGATGATCCTCGCCGTGCCGATAAGGCGAGCGCCATTTTGGCTTTGGTAGGTGTTGTAAACGTACCGATCATTTATTTCTCGGTGAAATGGTGGAACACCTTGCATCAAGGCGCCTCTGTTTCCCTCACAAAAGCCCCGGCGATGGCGCAAACCATGCTCTGGGGAATGCTGTTGATGGCTTTATGTCTTTGGATGTACACCATTGCAGTCACCTTAATGCGAGTGAGGGCAATCATTTTGGAGCGTGAAGCCCATGCTGATTGGGTGAGACAATCAATTGAGGTGAAAATCTGA
- the ccmB gene encoding heme exporter protein CcmB codes for MNALLAIIRRDLLLVMRRKSEVLTALFFFVVVTSLFPLGIGADAALLRKIAPGVLWVAALLSALLGMHRMFAADYQDGALEQLALSPQPMVLLVTGKIIAHWIVSGLPLVLLAPIIGIQFDLDASSLYVLMGTLLLGTPVLSLLGSIGAALTLGVRGGSVLLSLLILPLYIPVLIFGAGAVYANSVGLDTSGHFSLLGALLILALAFVPWVSSAAVKIAIE; via the coding sequence ATGAACGCTCTGCTCGCAATCATTCGCCGTGATTTGCTCTTGGTCATGCGCCGTAAGAGCGAGGTACTTACGGCCCTCTTCTTTTTTGTTGTGGTGACTAGTTTGTTTCCATTGGGTATTGGTGCGGATGCTGCTTTGCTACGCAAAATTGCTCCCGGGGTTCTTTGGGTTGCAGCCTTACTTTCTGCCCTATTGGGCATGCATCGGATGTTTGCTGCTGATTATCAAGATGGTGCCTTAGAGCAACTTGCTTTATCGCCCCAGCCGATGGTCCTTCTAGTAACTGGAAAAATTATTGCTCATTGGATTGTGAGCGGACTACCACTCGTGCTGTTGGCTCCGATCATCGGTATTCAGTTTGATCTGGATGCTAGTTCTTTATATGTACTAATGGGAACTCTATTATTGGGTACCCCAGTGCTATCCTTGCTAGGCTCGATAGGCGCAGCCTTGACCTTGGGTGTTAGAGGCGGCAGCGTGTTATTGAGTCTATTGATACTGCCTTTGTATATTCCGGTTCTCATTTTTGGCGCTGGCGCCGTATATGCCAATAGTGTCGGTTTGGATACCTCAGGCCATTTTTCATTGTTAGGCGCATTATTGATTTTGGCTTTAGCATTTGTTCCTTGGGTGAGTAGTGCTGCTGTAAAGATTGCAATTGAATGA
- the ccmA gene encoding cytochrome c biogenesis heme-transporting ATPase CcmA: protein MTVDTHSSSNTPHLTLEARALTCIRGERQLFQNLNLTVMAGECLHVRGENGVGKTSLLRLLTGLSKPEAGEVLWNHQSIAKDPSLYHRELLFLGHRDALKEDLTALENLQLYAVLDDIHLPGDKALAALWRFGLRGRENLPVSCLSAGQKRRVLMARMLTRQAKLWILDEPFNALDIHAVQDLQGLIAEHVEQGGLVVLTSHQAVDLPRVRVLDL from the coding sequence ATGACAGTTGATACTCACTCCTCCTCCAATACGCCGCATTTGACGCTCGAAGCTCGTGCGCTGACTTGTATTCGTGGCGAGCGACAGTTATTTCAGAATTTGAATCTCACGGTAATGGCTGGAGAGTGCCTACATGTGCGCGGCGAGAACGGGGTCGGGAAAACTAGCCTCTTAAGACTCCTGACGGGACTTTCTAAACCAGAGGCGGGAGAGGTTCTTTGGAATCATCAGTCAATCGCCAAAGACCCTTCTCTTTATCATCGCGAACTTTTATTCCTGGGGCATCGTGATGCTCTTAAAGAAGATCTCACTGCGCTGGAAAATCTTCAGCTATACGCAGTGTTGGATGACATTCATTTGCCTGGTGATAAGGCTTTAGCAGCGCTCTGGCGTTTTGGTTTGCGTGGGCGCGAGAACCTACCGGTCAGTTGTTTATCTGCTGGACAAAAGCGTCGAGTCTTAATGGCTCGCATGTTGACACGTCAAGCTAAGTTGTGGATCTTAGATGAGCCATTCAATGCGCTTGATATTCATGCTGTACAAGATTTACAAGGGTTAATAGCAGAGCATGTAGAGCAAGGTGGTTTAGTAGTGCTGACTAGTCATCAAGCAGTGGATCTTCCGCGTGTGAGGGTGCTAGACCTATGA
- a CDS encoding flavodoxin family protein: MTKIAVVFHSGYGHTVKQAEAVAKGANATLVAIDAEGNVTDAQWEILNAADAIVFGSPTYMGTVSWQFKKFADASSKQWFSQQWKDKVFGGFTNSATMNGDKHSTLHYFFTLAMQHSGLWVGTGLMPSNSKAAKRDDINYVGSSAGAMMQTPSDASVDEVNAGDLETARLYGQRIAEITKRLK, translated from the coding sequence ATGACAAAAATCGCGGTGGTATTTCATAGTGGCTATGGTCACACAGTGAAACAGGCAGAGGCGGTTGCAAAAGGTGCAAACGCTACTTTAGTAGCCATTGATGCAGAAGGTAATGTAACTGATGCACAGTGGGAAATCTTGAATGCAGCGGATGCAATTGTCTTTGGTTCGCCAACCTACATGGGCACCGTCAGCTGGCAATTTAAAAAGTTTGCCGATGCTAGCTCTAAGCAGTGGTTCTCTCAGCAGTGGAAGGACAAGGTATTCGGTGGTTTTACCAATTCAGCGACTATGAATGGTGACAAGCACTCAACTTTGCATTATTTCTTTACCTTGGCTATGCAGCATTCGGGCTTATGGGTTGGTACCGGTTTAATGCCTTCTAACTCTAAGGCTGCTAAACGCGATGATATTAACTATGTTGGTTCATCTGCTGGAGCAATGATGCAAACGCCATCAGATGCGAGTGTGGACGAAGTCAATGCTGGCGACTTAGAGACCGCTAGACTCTATGGACAGCGTATTGCAGAAATCACTAAGCGACTCAAATAA
- a CDS encoding DoxX family protein, with the protein MSSTSKSLALVARILLAAIFISAGFSKVMGFNEVTAYIASKGLPVPMILACLTIALEIVGGLAIAFGYKARIAGLLLGLFTLLAALIFHNFWAFPPEQVYLQNIMFMKNLSMAGGLFLLTVFGAGGYSIDAICEAKKQK; encoded by the coding sequence ATGAGTTCAACATCAAAATCATTGGCATTAGTTGCCAGAATTTTATTAGCAGCAATTTTTATATCAGCAGGCTTTTCCAAAGTCATGGGATTTAATGAGGTCACTGCCTATATTGCATCCAAAGGTTTACCAGTGCCGATGATTCTTGCTTGCCTGACTATTGCACTAGAAATAGTAGGTGGTTTAGCCATTGCCTTTGGTTATAAGGCCCGCATTGCAGGCTTGCTCCTAGGATTATTTACTCTCCTGGCAGCCTTGATATTTCATAACTTCTGGGCTTTCCCTCCGGAGCAGGTTTACCTACAGAACATTATGTTTATGAAGAACTTGAGCATGGCGGGCGGACTATTTTTATTAACGGTATTTGGTGCCGGTGGATATTCTATTGATGCAATATGTGAAGCGAAGAAACAAAAATAA
- a CDS encoding MarR family winged helix-turn-helix transcriptional regulator yields the protein MSQMNFLPALRNLVSAYQAFERYSAPDVKAMGLTTTQFDVIATLGNQPPMTCKELGEKTLVTKGTLTGVLERLEVKGILERKLNPEDARSQMIGLTSIGQSLFEKVFPAHLQHLQKAFSKLSEKELLEVTKSLQSINQIFTN from the coding sequence ATGAGCCAAATGAACTTTTTACCAGCCCTGCGCAATCTTGTTTCTGCCTATCAGGCGTTTGAACGTTATTCCGCTCCCGACGTCAAAGCGATGGGACTAACGACTACTCAGTTTGATGTGATTGCCACTTTAGGTAATCAACCGCCGATGACTTGTAAGGAGTTAGGGGAGAAGACTTTGGTTACCAAGGGAACGCTTACTGGAGTGCTGGAGCGTCTCGAAGTTAAAGGAATTTTAGAGCGGAAATTAAATCCTGAGGATGCCCGTAGTCAAATGATTGGCTTAACTTCAATCGGCCAATCCTTATTTGAAAAAGTATTTCCGGCACATCTACAGCATCTTCAAAAAGCATTTTCAAAATTGAGTGAAAAAGAATTATTAGAAGTAACAAAATCTTTGCAGTCAATTAATCAGATTTTTACAAATTAA